The Micromonospora violae DNA segment CACCAGCACTTCATGCTGGTGCCGGTCTTCACCGTCGCCGAGAACATCATGCTCGGGGCTGAGCAGGTCAGGGGCGGCATCGCCGGTTTCCTGGACCGGCGTCGGGCCCGGCGCGAGGTCGCCGAGGTGTCCGAGCGCTACAACCTGCGGGTCGACCCGGACGCGGTGGTCGAGGACCTGCCGGTCGGCGTCCAGCAGCGAGTCGAGATCGTCAAGGCGCTCACCCGCGACGTCGACCTGCTCATTCTGGACGAGCCGACCGCGGTGCTCACCCCCCAGGAGACCGAGGAACTGCTGACGGTCATGCGGTCGCTGAAGGCGGCCGGCAAGTCGATCGTCTTCATCACCCACAAGCTCGGTGAGGTCAAGGCCATCGCCGACCGGATCACGGTGATCCGACGCGGTAAGACCGTCGGCACCGCCTCGCCGGAGGCCAGCCGCGACGAGCTGGCGGCCCTGATGGTCGGGCGTAACGTCCGGCTCACCGTCGACAAGTCCCCCGCCACCCCGGGCGAGCCGGTGCTGGAGGTGGCCGGGCTGGTCGTCGACGACGACCGGCAGATCCGCGCGGTCGACGGCGTCGACCTGACCGTGCGCGCCGGCGAGGTGCTCGGCGTGGCGGGTGTGCAGGGCAACGGCCAGACCGAGCTGATCGAGGCGATCATGGGCTTGCGCCCGGTGCTCGCCGGCACGGTCAGCCTGGCCGGCGAACGGATCGACGGCTGGAAGCCCAAGAAGGTGCTCCGGGCGGGCGTCGGTTACGTGCCCGAGGACCGCAGCGTGGACGGCCTGGTCAAGGAGTTCAGCGTCGCGGAGAACCTGGTGCTGGACATCTACGACCGGCCGCCGTTCGGTTCCGGGATCGCGCTGAAACCCGACGCGATCGCGGCGTCGGCGAAGGAGCGCATCGAGCAGTTCGACGTGCGTACCTCATCGGCCGACGCGGCGGTGGGCACCCTCTCCGGCGGCAACCAGCAGAAGGTGATCGTGGCCCGGGAGCTGTCCCGGCCGCTGAAGCTCTTCATCGCCGCCCAGCCGACCCGTGGCGTCGACGTCGGGTCGATCGAGTTCATCCACAGCCAGATCATCCACGAACGGGACGTCGGCACCGCCGTCATGGTGGTCTCCAGCGAACTCGACGAGGTGATCGGGCTCGCCGACCGGATCGCGGTGATGTACCGCGGTCGAATCATCGGCATCGTCGGCCCGGACACCCCCCGTGAGGAGATCGGCCTGCTGATGGCCGGCATCAGCCCGGACGCGGCCCACGACGCGGTCGCGGCCCCAGCCGACGGTGGACCCGACGCGGCAGACGAGAGCCCGGCGGGTGCCGACGGTTCCGCGAGCGAGGACGAGGCATGAGCGAGCGGCAGCGAGCGAATCGGAGTTGCAGGGCGTTGGTGCCTCATGGCGTCACGCAGCGAAGCGGAGTGACGGCGTGAGCGAGCGGCAGCGAGCGAATCGGAGTTGCAGGGCGTTGGTGCCTCATGGCGTCACGCAGCGAAGCGGAGTGACGGCATGAGCGACCCCAATCCGCAGTCGGGCTCCTCGGACAAGGAACCGGCGAGCGAGGCGCAGGCCGCGCAGGACGCGCTCGACAACACCGAACGGGCCGAGGTGTCGACCGAGCCGCAGCGCCCGGTGGCGAAGCCGGACCGGGAGCCGGAGCCGAAGCCGAGCCTGGGCCGGATGTTCCTGGAGAACCTCTGGGCGGCCAACACCTTCACGGTGACGCTGCTGTCGTTGGTGCTGGCGGTCGTGGTCGGCGCGGTGCTGATGATCATTTCTGATCCGGCGGTGCTCTCCACCTACTCGTACATCACCTCCCGCCCGTCCGATGCGATCAACTCCAGCTGGACGCTCGTCAGCGAGGCGTACGCGAACCTGTTCAAGGGCTCGATCTTCGACCCCGAAGCATTCACTGCCTGGCTGAACGGCGACGGTGGTTGGCAGGCCGTGCTCGCGCCGATCTCGGAGACGCTGACCTACGCGGCGCCGTTGGTCTTCACCGGTCTGTCGGTGGCGCTGGCCTTCCGCGGCGGTCTGTTCAACATCGGTGCCCAGGGCCAGGCCACCATCGGCGTGATCATGGCGGCGCTGGCCGGCTTCCTGCTGCCGCTGCCGCCCGGCCTGCACCTGCTGGTGGCGGTGCTGGCCGGCGCGCTGGGCGGAGCGATCTGGGGTTTCATCCCCGGCATCCTCAAGGCCCGCGCCGGCGCACACGAGGTGATCAACACGATCATGCTCAACTACGTCGCCACGTACTTCCTCACCTGGCTGATCGTGCAGAACGGCGTGCAGGACCCGACCCGTACCGACGCGATCAGCAAGGCGGTGGACAGCTCCGCCCAGCTGCCCCGACTGCTCGGCGACAACCTGCGGGTGCACGCCGGCATCCTGCTCGCCGTGTTGGCCACCTGGGCGGTCGCCTGGCTGCTCAACCGCTCGACGCTCGGCTTCGAGCTGCGCGCGGTCGGCGCCAACCCGGACGCCGCCCGGACCGCCGGCATCAGCGTCACCCGGACGTACATTCTGATCATGGTCTTCGCCGGCATCCTGGCCGGTCTCGGCGGCTCGAACATGGTGCTCGGCTCCACGGCCAGCGCGTTGACCCCGCTGGTGGTCGCGCAGATCGGCTTCGACGGCATCCTGGTGGCGCTGCTCGGGCGGGTGAAGCCCTGGGGGGTGTTGCTCGCCGCGCTGCTGTTCGGGGCGCTGCAGGCCGGTGGTAACCGGATGCAGTCGTACTCCGGGATCTCGCTGGAGCTGGTGACAGTGCTCCAGGCGCTGATCGTCATCTTCATCGCCGCGCCGGCCCTGGTGAAGGCGATCTTCCAGCTCCGGGCCGCGCGTGCCGCCCGGTTGCAGACGAGCCTGGCGAAGGGCTGGTAACTCATGTCCACCATGGCTGTCCCCGACATCGCCGTCGCCCCGGTCGACGAGGGCTTCTGGACCCGCAGCCGCAAGGTCGGTCTCACGCTGCTGGGGCTCGGCCTGCTGTCCGCGGTGCTCTTCGGCGCGCTCGCCACCGACCAGCAGGCCCGGTTCACGCT contains these protein-coding regions:
- a CDS encoding ABC transporter ATP-binding protein; amino-acid sequence: MNLTVEPGEIHALLGENGAGKSTLMNVLYGLYQPDEGEILVDGKPLKLKGSSDAIGAGIGMVHQHFMLVPVFTVAENIMLGAEQVRGGIAGFLDRRRARREVAEVSERYNLRVDPDAVVEDLPVGVQQRVEIVKALTRDVDLLILDEPTAVLTPQETEELLTVMRSLKAAGKSIVFITHKLGEVKAIADRITVIRRGKTVGTASPEASRDELAALMVGRNVRLTVDKSPATPGEPVLEVAGLVVDDDRQIRAVDGVDLTVRAGEVLGVAGVQGNGQTELIEAIMGLRPVLAGTVSLAGERIDGWKPKKVLRAGVGYVPEDRSVDGLVKEFSVAENLVLDIYDRPPFGSGIALKPDAIAASAKERIEQFDVRTSSADAAVGTLSGGNQQKVIVARELSRPLKLFIAAQPTRGVDVGSIEFIHSQIIHERDVGTAVMVVSSELDEVIGLADRIAVMYRGRIIGIVGPDTPREEIGLLMAGISPDAAHDAVAAPADGGPDAADESPAGADGSASEDEA
- a CDS encoding ABC transporter permease — its product is MSDPNPQSGSSDKEPASEAQAAQDALDNTERAEVSTEPQRPVAKPDREPEPKPSLGRMFLENLWAANTFTVTLLSLVLAVVVGAVLMIISDPAVLSTYSYITSRPSDAINSSWTLVSEAYANLFKGSIFDPEAFTAWLNGDGGWQAVLAPISETLTYAAPLVFTGLSVALAFRGGLFNIGAQGQATIGVIMAALAGFLLPLPPGLHLLVAVLAGALGGAIWGFIPGILKARAGAHEVINTIMLNYVATYFLTWLIVQNGVQDPTRTDAISKAVDSSAQLPRLLGDNLRVHAGILLAVLATWAVAWLLNRSTLGFELRAVGANPDAARTAGISVTRTYILIMVFAGILAGLGGSNMVLGSTASALTPLVVAQIGFDGILVALLGRVKPWGVLLAALLFGALQAGGNRMQSYSGISLELVTVLQALIVIFIAAPALVKAIFQLRAARAARLQTSLAKGW